The Mustelus asterias chromosome 13, sMusAst1.hap1.1, whole genome shotgun sequence genomic sequence TATTTTAAATCATGTAGCAACATGTTAATTGCTGAATAATTGGTTTGAAGCCTCTCACTCAATGGGTAACCCAAGTTTTTCCTAACTTCTTGAGCCTCGTTGATctttatttaaatattcattcatgaggATGAGAGTGCAGCTGGTGAGGGCAGCATTCGGGGtggattcggaaagaatgttcccgatggtggggggagtccagactagggggtcatagtttgatgataaggggtaaaccttttagaactgagatgaggagaaatttcttcacccagagcgtggtgaatgtgtggaattcactcccacagaatgtagttgaggccaaaatgttgtctgatttcaagaagatattaaatatacctcttggggctaaagggatatgggggaaaagcaAGACCAGGATAGAGATTTTAAggaacagccatgatcaaaatgaatggcggagcaggtttgaaggtttaaatggcctactcctgtttctagtttctatgtttctatttattccttgagaaggtggtggtgagctgccttcttgaaccactgtggtccatgtggtgtaggtacatccacagtgctgttagggagggagttccaggattttgacccagcgacagtgaaggaatggcggtgATGTACTTTCAAggcaggacggtgagtggcttgtggggggaacttgcaggtggtggtgttcccatgtatctgctggccTGGAAAGCAGTGATTGCAGTTTTGGGAGGTGTTGATGAAGGAGCTTCGATCTGAAATGTGAACCCTGAGGAGTATAAATAAAgtttctactcctgcttctgttatATGCGAGTATGAAGTCATAgcggtacagaagaaggccattccttCCATTGAATCCATGCCGGCTCTctatagagcaatccagtcagtgtcAGATATCAAGCTACAGATATTAATGGATATTGGTGCATTGATTTAGGATTTATTCACCAAAACCAGGCAATAGCTCTCTCCAAATCTCTCCCAAAATTCACCAGCAAATAACAAGTAACAGTGCAAATGAAGCTGTGTGACTTTGGCATTGAGGGCCAGGTTCTGAGACAGATGGACATCAGTTTATACATTTTTTATTAGGTTTATTTACTTAGTATAAaaaggcagaatattttttaaaatatgagaAACTAAATGTTGATGTTTAAAGAGACTTGGTTGTGTTGGTACAAGGAACACTGGgtcaacatgcaggtacagcaagcaattaggaagacaaatgggccATAATAGGATGCACTGTGTGACCTACCCCTGCtcctgtagaatgtagtgttacagtcatagctagggtgtagagaaagatcaacttaatgcaaggtaagtccattcaaaagtctgacagcagcagggaagaagctgttcttgagtcagttggtatgtgatctcagacttttgtttctttttcccgacggaagaaggtggaagagagaatgtccgtggtccatggggtccttgattatgctggctgctttgccgaggcagggggaagtgtagacagagtcactggatgggaggctggtttgcgtgatggattgggctacattcacaaccttttgtagtttcttgtggtcttgggcagagcaggagccataccaagctgtgatacaaccagaaaggttgGGTTAGTCTTCTGTCTCACTTTCCCCCTCCAATCTCACATACCTTCCTTTCCCCAGTGTCCAACAATCAAGCAATCTCAATCTTGTATATATTTGATGACTGAGCATccactggagcagagaattccaaaattgCCAACCCTTGGAGAGAAGGAGTTTCTCCTCAGCACTGTCCGAATGGTtgacccccttattctgagactgtgagctCCAGTTCTAGACTTCCCCATCGGGGAAACGTCCTCTCTGCGTCCACCCTGCCAAACCCTTTCAGAGTTTTTTTTACGGTTCTGTGGGAACACCTATCATTCTTAATCACTCCCTTTTAGGACATCCCTCAACCTatgaatcaacctggtgaacctttgttgcacactCTCTAATGCAAgtatataggggcggcacggtagcacagtggttagcactgctgctttacagctccagggacctgggttcaattctcagcttgggtcactgtctgtgtggagtttgcacattctcctcgtgtctgcgtgggtttcctccaggtgctccggtttcctcccacagtccaaagatgtgcaggttaggttgattggccaggttaaaaattgccccttagagtcctgagatgtgtaggttagagggattagcgggtaaatatgtgggggtagggcctgggtgggattgtggttggtgcagactcgatgggccgaatggcctccttctgtactgtagggattctatgattctatgatccttccttggataagaaaaccaaaactgtatgcagtactccaggtttgattttctttattattgtcacaagtattagtatacagtgaaaagtattgtttcttgcgcgctatacagacaaagcataccgttcgtagagaaggaaatgagagagtgcagaatgtagtgttacagtcatagctagggtgaagagaaagatcaacttaatgcaaggtaggtccattcaaaagtctggcagcagcagggaagaagctgttcttgagtcggttggtacatgacctcagacctttgtatctttttcctgacagaaaaaggtggaagagagaatgaccagggtgcgtggggtccttaattatgccggctgctttgctgacgcagcgggaaagtgtagacagactcaatggatgggaggctggtttgcgtgatggattggactacattcacaaccttttggagctccttgcggtcttgggcagagcaggagccataccaagctgtgatacaaccagaaagaatgctttctatggtgcatttgtaaaagttggtgagtcgtagctgacatgccaaatttcctcagtctgagaaagtagaggcgttggtggttttcttaactatagtgtcagaatGGGGGGACCAaggcaggttgttgatgatctggacacctaaaaacgtgaagctctctacttcatccccgttgatgtagctaGTATTCTCACCAAAGCTTTTTGATATTCTCACCAAAGCTCTTTATACTTGCTGGAAGACTCACCCACTCATATTCCAACTCCCTTTTTAAAGAATTATGATTCATGTTATTCCTACTAGGCCCTTCTGAACGGTTTTCTACTACTGCAGCTTGACTTCCTTTTCCTTGAATTAATTATCTTTTATTATTGAGATGTTCTGCAATTAATAAATGTGTAACCGACCTTTCGAAAACAGCATTAGTGGCTTTCACATGTTCAGgaagttccaaagtgctttataagCAAGCAGCCAGTATTAACTGTGCTGGCATGAGGAGGAACTGGATGCAGAGTTTGAGTTTGAACTAGGGAGGGAGTCACAATGGTCGGTCTGCTTCCGAGCCTTCGAGATCAAAGTGTACATGTTGGCTTGATATGAGAAGTTCAAATATAGGGAGAATTGTGGCTGTTAAGGGGTTCAAAAGAAATGGTGTTTTGCTGTTAGATGTAATGCATATTCctgttctctctgtggactggtTTCCTCTGACGATTCATTGCTTTCTTCTTCAGGACTGAAGAGGGTAACTGGGAGATTCAACTCGAAGAACACCTGCGATGCTCGCACATACTTCTACATGCTCCCGACCTTTGCCTTCGCACACAAGGATGATGGCGGCGAGGAGAAGGAGTATCGCCTCAGTAGTGACGCGCTCGGCCATGTCAACAAGTTGTTGGCCAGTTACAAAGGCACCCACAACTTCCACAACTTCACATCCGGGAAGGGTCCCCGAGACCCCAGCGCAAAGCGGTACATAATGGAAATGTATTGCGagaaaccttttgtgaggcaaggCATGGAATTTGCTGTCCTGAAGGTCAAGGGGCAAAGTTTCATGATGCATCAGATCAGGAAGATGATTGGTCTAGTGATTGCCGTGGTGAGAGGTTACGCTGCCGAATCCGTAATGGTTCGGAGCTGGGGTGAGGAGAAGGTGGATGTCCCCAAGGCTCCCGGACTGGGGCTTGTGCTGGATACGGTTCATTTCGAGAAGTACAACAACCGTTTTGGTAACGATGGAGTTCACGAGGCCTTGGAGTGGCAGGATGTTGAGGAAAAAATCATGGGATTTAAAGAGGATTATATCTACCCGACCATCGTCAAGACTGAAATCGAGGAGCAGTCCATGGCCAGTTGGCTGAGTACTTTACCAATTCATGATTTTAGTGCCACAGCTTCAGGAGTTGTGTTAAATGAGAATCACTCAAAGGTAACAACTACAATCCATTCTTCTATTGAGACATTTTACAACAGAGAGAAATGAAAACAAGATTTTATTTCATTGGGTCTCGGTTTAACAAATTTCTTTCAGCGATTTAAAATATTTTTGCCTGGAGTTTTCAAGATATTGCCCACCTTATTGGCAGGAAGCATTAATGCCACCCATAATCTGCATACCGATCTAGAACAAACACGCACAAGCGCACAGATTTTAAGTGTCAATATAGTTGCTTTACTTGGATTCTAATAAATTGGCCATTAACAAGATGTATTAACACCTAACTATCTGTCTTTCCATTCTTACCAGTACAGCTCCCATGTTGTACATGAATCAAAATTCCCCTCAATTTCAAATAAAGTGACATTTGAAATCTTGAGAGATTTTCCAGATGATGCGAGGTTTCGGTGGAGTAAATATTCCCTCAGACAAGTCAGTAACTGGAGGTCATGAATTCAAAATCGTTGGATAATTGTCCGCTGGGGTACTGAGAATTTTTTTCACTGAGTTGTCAGGATTTGGAACTCCCTACCTATAAAGTCAACAGAAACTGATtccataaataaatttaaaaggggagttggaaaaaaaataaagtaaagtttatttattaatcacaagtaggctcacatcaacactgcaatgaagttactgtgaaaattccctagttgccacaccccggcacctgttcgggtacactgagggagaatttagcatggccaatgcacctaaccagcacgtcttacagaTTGTGgggggaagccagagcacccggaggaaacccacgcagacacagggagaacgtgcagactccccatgctgggaattgaacccgggtccctggcactgtgaggcagcaatgctgaccactgtgctgacaTGACTTTGATGGACTTGGAGGCTTACGGAATCACGAGTGTTTGTTTCCAGACCCCGGGCAGGATTTACCGCCCAACCCGCTGCATGTTTCACGGGGGCGGAGGGATcctgccattggccggtggcgggatcttctggttttcCGTTGAATGAACCTCTCGCCGCTGTGAAACCTGCGGCAGGAGGTGCGCCatcgacaggactggaaaatcccactggcctgACCCGCTGGGAGGTTCAGGCCCTAGAGTGAGCTTTCAATTGAGGAGGAAATAATTAAATTGTTGATCATGGGCAAGAAGTGTTTTATTTTAATGaggagtgtgaatggccaaatgaaaATTGCCCCCAAAGCAGAACATGCTTTTAATTTCCTCCTGTTGAAAATCATCCTGTTGAAAATCATCCTGTTGAATGAAGTTTTTTGCCAAGCATCTCTTGAACATGTTGGCACATTTACTGACTGAAAAACTGGGTTGCTATTTTATATTGCAGTCCGACACAAAATAAAGGAATTGCATTGATATAGTGACCCTCATGACCtcaggatttcatagaatccgtacagtgttgATGGTCTGCACTAattctccaacaaagcatcttacccaagccctgcccattaccccacgtatttaccctgctaatccccctaggggcactaaggcaatttagcatggccaatccacctaacctgcacatctttggactgtgggaggaaactggagcacccggaggaaacccacgcagacacggggagaatgtgcaaactccacacagacagtgacccaaaccgggaattgaacccaggttcctggtgctgggaggcagcagtgctaatcactgtgccatcccgtccaacacgcacatacacacattttTGAAGTGAAGTTACTGTTGTAAGTATGGAAACATGGAGGTCAATCTGCACCCATCAACAGAAAAGTGATGAAGATTAGATCATCTATTTAAATTATGTTGGTTAGAGGATAACTACTGGCTGGGACACAGTGCGAGTTACAGCTGTTTTCTCTTCACCTGTTGTCAGACCTGCAGTAGCGGTGATGCTCTGATCAATGGCTTTTGTGTGGGGTGTGGTCAGgtaaacatagaatcccgacagtgcagaaaacggcccttcaagcctgcaccgacagcaatctcacccaggccctgtccctgtaaccccacgtatttacccttgctgACACTAAATGgcagtttagtatggccaatccacctaacctgcacatctttggactgtgggaggaaacggggagaacatgcaaattccacatagacagtggcccaagaccagaattgaacccaggtcccttatgctgtgaggcagcagtgctaatcgttaTAGCATCGTGCTGCGCTTGATAATAAGAATTCGGTAAAAACATTTAAGTTAAC encodes the following:
- the pus1 gene encoding pseudouridylate synthase 1 homolog isoform X1, translated to MLRCVWRGLATLYPGAAAGLSGTGIGIRVSAGAVAALSSPAEAVLQRRLLLEAAGRGKQQGSMASSVLHGAHNEAELRPKQEEKKRKQVAGEEQQAAKKLKEETEEQGKKCPKRKVVLLLAYSGKGYHGMQRNVGSSQFKTIEDELVKALVKAECIPENHGDDMRKMSFQRCARTDKGVSAAGQIVSLKLWLIDDLVDKINEHLPTGIKILGLKRVTGRFNSKNTCDARTYFYMLPTFAFAHKDDGGEEKEYRLSSDALGHVNKLLASYKGTHNFHNFTSGKGPRDPSAKRYIMEMYCEKPFVRQGMEFAVLKVKGQSFMMHQIRKMIGLVIAVVRGYAAESVMVRSWGEEKVDVPKAPGLGLVLDTVHFEKYNNRFGNDGVHEALEWQDVEEKIMGFKEDYIYPTIVKTEIEEQSMASWLSTLPIHDFSATASGVVLNENHSKVGTDLDEGSDGGDSD
- the pus1 gene encoding pseudouridylate synthase 1 homolog isoform X2, whose translation is MLRCVWRGLATLYPGAAAGLSGTGIGIRVSAGAVAALSSPAEAVLQRRLLLEAAGRVRQQGSMASSVLHGAHNEAELRPKQEEKKRKQVAGEEQQAAKKLKEETEEQGKKCPKRKVVLLLAYSGKGYHGMQRNVGSSQFKTIEDELVKALVKAECIPENHGDDMRKMSFQRCARTDKGVSAAGQIVSLKLWLIDDLVDKINEHLPTGIKILGLKRVTGRFNSKNTCDARTYFYMLPTFAFAHKDDGGEEKEYRLSSDALGHVNKLLASYKGTHNFHNFTSGKGPRDPSAKRYIMEMYCEKPFVRQGMEFAVLKVKGQSFMMHQIRKMIGLVIAVVRGYAAESVMVRSWGEEKVDVPKAPGLGLVLDTVHFEKYNNRFGNDGVHEALEWQDVEEKIMGFKEDYIYPTIVKTEIEEQSMASWLSTLPIHDFSATASGVVLNENHSKVGTDLDEGSDGGDSD
- the pus1 gene encoding pseudouridylate synthase 1 homolog isoform X4 is translated as MASSVLHGAHNEAELRPKQEEKKRKQVAGEEQQAAKKLKEETEEQGKKCPKRKVVLLLAYSGKGYHGMQRNVGSSQFKTIEDELVKALVKAECIPENHGDDMRKMSFQRCARTDKGVSAAGQIVSLKLWLIDDLVDKINEHLPTGIKILGLKRVTGRFNSKNTCDARTYFYMLPTFAFAHKDDGGEEKEYRLSSDALGHVNKLLASYKGTHNFHNFTSGKGPRDPSAKRYIMEMYCEKPFVRQGMEFAVLKVKGQSFMMHQIRKMIGLVIAVVRGYAAESVMVRSWGEEKVDVPKAPGLGLVLDTVHFEKYNNRFGNDGVHEALEWQDVEEKIMGFKEDYIYPTIVKTEIEEQSMASWLSTLPIHDFSATASGVVLNENHSKVGTDLDEGSDGGDSD
- the pus1 gene encoding pseudouridylate synthase 1 homolog isoform X3; its protein translation is MRQQGSMASSVLHGAHNEAELRPKQEEKKRKQVAGEEQQAAKKLKEETEEQGKKCPKRKVVLLLAYSGKGYHGMQRNVGSSQFKTIEDELVKALVKAECIPENHGDDMRKMSFQRCARTDKGVSAAGQIVSLKLWLIDDLVDKINEHLPTGIKILGLKRVTGRFNSKNTCDARTYFYMLPTFAFAHKDDGGEEKEYRLSSDALGHVNKLLASYKGTHNFHNFTSGKGPRDPSAKRYIMEMYCEKPFVRQGMEFAVLKVKGQSFMMHQIRKMIGLVIAVVRGYAAESVMVRSWGEEKVDVPKAPGLGLVLDTVHFEKYNNRFGNDGVHEALEWQDVEEKIMGFKEDYIYPTIVKTEIEEQSMASWLSTLPIHDFSATASGVVLNENHSKVGTDLDEGSDGGDSD